The following coding sequences lie in one Candidatus Hydrogenedentota bacterium genomic window:
- a CDS encoding M42 family metallopeptidase, giving the protein MRKESLAFLKTLVTTPSPSGFEERIQAVCRDYVKSYVDDVYKDVHGNQYAVRNPKGKLRVMLAGHVDEIGLMVNDIDENGFLGFVAIGGIDPSVLDGQRIIVHGAHGPVPGVVGRTAIHLIEKEEQGKPLKLHQLWADIGAKDQRDAQKVVAIGDPITVDAGFVELRDNKVVARAFDDRIGAFVVLEAMRLIARRKIQCAVYCVTTVQEEIGLRGATTSAYGCAPHAGIAVDVDHATDYPFVDARRFGKQKINAGPVISRGPNINPIVNRQLIAAAKKHNIPYQVAAAPRATGTDANAMQLSRQGVATGLIGVPNRYMHSPVELLSLTDAEHAAQLLAEWVCSLTPKTSFIP; this is encoded by the coding sequence ATGCGCAAAGAATCGCTCGCGTTTTTGAAGACGCTCGTGACCACGCCCAGTCCGTCGGGCTTCGAAGAAAGAATACAGGCCGTTTGCAGGGACTACGTCAAATCTTACGTTGACGATGTGTACAAGGATGTGCACGGCAATCAGTACGCGGTGCGAAATCCCAAAGGCAAACTGCGTGTCATGCTGGCGGGCCACGTCGACGAGATTGGCCTGATGGTCAACGATATTGATGAGAACGGTTTTCTGGGATTCGTCGCGATCGGCGGTATTGACCCGTCAGTTCTGGACGGTCAACGGATCATTGTTCACGGGGCGCACGGCCCGGTGCCCGGCGTCGTCGGCCGCACTGCCATTCACCTCATCGAGAAAGAAGAGCAGGGCAAACCGCTCAAACTCCACCAGCTCTGGGCCGACATAGGGGCCAAGGACCAGAGAGATGCCCAGAAAGTCGTCGCTATCGGCGATCCCATCACGGTGGATGCAGGGTTTGTTGAATTGCGCGACAACAAGGTCGTGGCGCGGGCGTTCGACGACCGGATCGGCGCCTTCGTGGTGCTGGAGGCCATGCGGCTCATCGCCAGGCGCAAGATCCAATGCGCGGTCTATTGCGTTACGACCGTGCAGGAGGAAATCGGTTTGCGCGGCGCCACGACAAGCGCTTACGGGTGCGCCCCTCACGCCGGCATTGCCGTGGACGTGGACCACGCCACCGACTATCCCTTCGTTGACGCGCGCAGGTTCGGCAAGCAGAAGATCAACGCGGGCCCGGTCATTTCGCGCGGGCCGAACATCAACCCCATCGTGAACCGCCAGCTCATCGCCGCGGCGAAGAAGCACAATATCCCCTACCAGGTGGCGGCGGCGCCGCGCGCCACGGGCACCGACGCCAACGCCATGCAGCTCAGCCGCCAAGGCGTCGCGACGGGGCTCATTGGCGTGCCCAACCGCTACATGCACTCGCCCGTCGAACTGTTGTCTCTCACGGACGCCGAGCACGCCGCGCAGCTCCTGGCCGAATGGGTCTGCTCGCTCACGCCCAAGACATCGTTCATACCCTGA